In a genomic window of Nesterenkonia halotolerans:
- a CDS encoding ABC transporter substrate-binding protein, with protein MTTSPHKSSSHRAHSRAGYKATGVIAVSALLLSGCGGGQGDDDSVELQLGFWGAENRVENTEEIVAAFEEANPGVSIEVSFSDWGGYWDRLTTQSAGGDAPDIMQFSNPYLREYAERGTLLPLDQVETASIDESVVDSGVVDGEMYGVPVGVNIMAIAANETLFEEAGVEIPNDETWTWEEMGDAAAAVAEETGVYGMGAPIQEATFEIWLRQVDKGITDADGEVAFEPEDATEYFQMLLDFEEQRVLPPASVISEQNSGTLDQLLIRNNEAALGMEWNAGFGLLTEASGESEFEILRFPSRTGEAENNGLYNNVSMFFSASANTEHPEEAQAFIDFMVNSEEAGEINLIERGFPANTEIREMVLPELEGADRRAAEFLNDVTPELGEPRPITPLGFEPILDEIYNHELGVLFGDMTPEEAGESLHSTVQELITSAQ; from the coding sequence ATGACAACCTCACCTCACAAGAGCAGTTCACACCGGGCCCACTCCCGTGCCGGATACAAGGCCACGGGGGTCATCGCCGTGAGCGCGTTGCTTCTCTCCGGATGCGGAGGCGGCCAGGGGGACGACGACTCGGTGGAGCTCCAGCTTGGTTTCTGGGGTGCTGAGAACCGCGTCGAGAACACCGAGGAAATCGTCGCCGCTTTCGAGGAAGCAAACCCGGGAGTCTCTATCGAGGTGTCATTCTCCGACTGGGGAGGATACTGGGATCGACTGACGACCCAAAGCGCCGGCGGTGACGCTCCAGACATCATGCAGTTCTCAAACCCCTACCTGCGAGAGTACGCCGAACGTGGCACGCTGCTCCCACTGGACCAGGTGGAAACCGCGTCCATTGACGAAAGCGTCGTCGACAGCGGCGTTGTCGACGGGGAAATGTACGGAGTCCCTGTGGGAGTTAACATCATGGCGATTGCCGCCAATGAAACACTCTTCGAAGAAGCCGGGGTAGAGATCCCTAATGATGAGACGTGGACCTGGGAAGAGATGGGCGACGCGGCTGCTGCCGTGGCCGAGGAGACGGGCGTCTACGGGATGGGCGCACCCATCCAGGAGGCGACCTTCGAAATTTGGCTGCGTCAGGTCGACAAAGGCATCACGGACGCCGACGGGGAGGTGGCCTTTGAGCCTGAAGACGCCACTGAGTACTTCCAAATGCTGCTGGACTTCGAAGAACAACGGGTTCTTCCTCCAGCTTCGGTCATCTCCGAACAAAACTCCGGCACCCTGGATCAGCTGCTCATCCGGAACAACGAAGCAGCCTTGGGCATGGAGTGGAACGCCGGTTTCGGCCTGCTTACGGAAGCAAGCGGTGAAAGCGAGTTCGAGATCCTACGCTTCCCCAGTCGAACCGGAGAGGCCGAAAACAACGGCCTCTACAACAACGTCTCGATGTTCTTCTCCGCCTCGGCCAACACAGAGCACCCTGAGGAAGCGCAGGCTTTCATCGACTTCATGGTCAACAGCGAAGAAGCTGGCGAGATCAACCTGATCGAACGCGGCTTCCCCGCCAACACAGAGATCCGCGAAATGGTCCTCCCCGAGCTCGAGGGCGCTGACCGTCGGGCTGCAGAGTTCCTCAACGACGTCACCCCAGAACTGGGCGAACCGCGCCCCATCACACCGCTCGGATTTGAACCTATTCTCGACGAGATCTACAACCACGAACTGGGCGTGCTCTTCGGAGACATGACACCCGAAGAAGCCGGGGAATCGTTGCACTCGACGGTGCAAGAACTGATCACCAGCGCCCAGTAA
- a CDS encoding cupin domain-containing protein: MSAQNPIPRPAHAALPRFPGGTSLSHLCVYDWETHDGLHGGSPHLHTVSTEAYVVTAGRGAVHTISSVGSAVDELAAGSLLWFTPGTVHRLVNHDQLQMQVIMSNAGLPEAGDAVLTFPEEVVADPARYQEAVTLPSKGNEATRAAAARARRDLALTGYEQLLARIQTQGPVAMQRFHDLAAALIRPRVADWQQIWEHNVEAETERTRTQLRALSAGDGAHLREAAVIRGEPKPEPRLWGMCGRLQTWTGQVSS; this comes from the coding sequence ATGTCGGCTCAGAATCCGATCCCGAGGCCAGCACACGCGGCGCTGCCGCGGTTTCCCGGCGGGACCTCGCTGAGCCACCTGTGCGTGTACGACTGGGAGACCCACGATGGACTGCACGGCGGTTCGCCGCATCTGCACACCGTCTCCACGGAGGCCTACGTGGTCACGGCCGGCCGAGGCGCGGTGCACACCATCAGTTCTGTTGGCTCGGCCGTCGACGAGCTCGCCGCCGGGTCGCTGCTCTGGTTCACCCCGGGCACGGTGCACAGGCTGGTCAACCACGACCAGCTCCAGATGCAGGTCATCATGTCCAACGCGGGTCTCCCCGAGGCGGGCGACGCGGTGCTGACCTTCCCTGAGGAGGTCGTCGCGGACCCGGCGCGCTATCAGGAGGCCGTGACCCTTCCCTCCAAGGGCAACGAGGCGACCCGGGCCGCTGCGGCTCGGGCGCGGCGAGACCTCGCCCTCACCGGCTACGAGCAGCTGTTGGCCAGGATCCAGACCCAGGGTCCGGTGGCCATGCAACGCTTCCACGACCTCGCGGCGGCCCTGATTCGCCCGCGAGTGGCGGATTGGCAGCAGATCTGGGAGCACAATGTCGAGGCCGAGACCGAGCGCACTCGGACGCAGCTCCGCGCGCTGAGCGCCGGGGACGGCGCACACCTTCGCGAGGCGGCGGTCATACGCGGCGAACCGAAGCCCGAGCCTCGGCTGTGGGGCATGTGCGGACGGCTGCAAACCTGGACTGGTCAAGTCTCCTCGTAG
- a CDS encoding DUF6807 domain-containing protein — MRTEQSTLAATGPAAESETGPARFEVTAGEKEIAVTAAGTEILRYVTHSDSPQEEAPKPYLYPLRFLDGGEASVRRPWDHRWHTGLQFTWSHVADQNFWGGPTFAADDGYKMRGNLGRMVHTGFNVTPSGGDAVTFDETLEWITSREEHWIDEHRVQRVHSLDVKRGIWAIDLTTELTNVSGATLPLGSPTTAGRPNAGYTGWFWRGPRSWTGCQVVNSAGAQGDENTMGQTADWVAFSSEHDGLDGGGTIMAFAGTSECPGTALPPIKWFTRSSIFAVASQSPAFDEEIHLSAGSTLRLQHRFLFIARVLEPEERMRIGQEFTL, encoded by the coding sequence ATGCGCACCGAGCAGAGCACGCTGGCCGCCACCGGCCCCGCGGCCGAGAGCGAAACCGGCCCCGCACGATTCGAGGTCACCGCCGGAGAGAAGGAGATCGCGGTGACCGCCGCGGGCACCGAGATCCTGCGCTACGTCACGCACTCGGACTCCCCGCAGGAGGAAGCGCCCAAGCCCTACCTGTATCCGCTGCGGTTCCTCGACGGCGGAGAGGCCTCCGTCCGCCGCCCCTGGGATCACCGGTGGCACACCGGGCTGCAGTTCACCTGGTCCCATGTGGCGGACCAGAACTTCTGGGGCGGGCCCACCTTCGCCGCCGATGACGGCTACAAGATGCGCGGCAACCTGGGACGCATGGTCCACACCGGGTTCAACGTCACGCCCAGCGGTGGCGACGCGGTCACCTTCGACGAGACACTGGAATGGATTACCTCCCGCGAGGAACACTGGATCGACGAACATCGTGTCCAGCGCGTGCACTCTCTGGACGTGAAGCGAGGCATCTGGGCCATCGACCTCACCACGGAGCTCACCAACGTCTCCGGGGCCACCCTGCCCCTGGGCAGCCCGACCACTGCAGGACGCCCCAATGCGGGTTACACCGGGTGGTTCTGGCGCGGCCCTCGGTCCTGGACCGGCTGCCAGGTGGTCAACTCGGCCGGGGCTCAGGGCGACGAGAACACCATGGGCCAAACGGCGGACTGGGTTGCCTTCTCCTCGGAGCACGATGGCCTCGACGGAGGCGGCACCATCATGGCCTTCGCGGGCACCTCGGAATGCCCCGGAACCGCGCTACCGCCGATCAAGTGGTTCACCCGGAGCTCGATCTTCGCCGTGGCCAGCCAGTCTCCCGCTTTCGACGAAGAGATCCATCTTTCGGCCGGATCCACCCTGCGTCTGCAGCACCGTTTCCTGTTCATCGCCCGGGTTCTGGAACCTGAGGAGCGGATGCGGATCGGGCAGGAGTTCACCCTCTGA
- a CDS encoding Gfo/Idh/MocA family protein, translating into MKPTNSFTPRLKAGLIGAGGIATIAHLPTLKAHQDRVEVVGIADVDPDRVGQVADEWEIPGRYASAQELLDAESPDLLIICTPPSAHKDAAIQGLRAGAWVWCEKPPVLTLAEYDAVAAEEVEGGPYASYVYQHRFGSGAKTLKKQVAEATLGRPLVALCNTLWYRPHAYYDVPWRGRWATEGGGPAMGHGIHQIDLLLEVLGEWAEITAVAEKLDRDVETEDFSSAIVRFASGAIATVVTSVLSPREVSYLRFDFQDATVEVEHLYGYDNSSWTWTPAPHAAEDLATVDSWSPQENVPSSHRQQLSELLDAMEAKERPRASGEEGRRTLEFIAALYQSAETGQPVRRSEMRQDGTYYTGMHDESYIYGKQS; encoded by the coding sequence GTGAAGCCCACGAATTCATTCACGCCCCGCCTCAAAGCGGGGCTCATCGGCGCCGGCGGCATCGCCACTATCGCCCATCTACCCACACTGAAGGCCCACCAGGACCGCGTGGAGGTCGTCGGCATCGCCGATGTGGACCCCGATCGGGTGGGTCAGGTCGCCGACGAGTGGGAGATCCCCGGCCGGTATGCCTCCGCCCAGGAGCTGCTCGACGCGGAGTCGCCCGACCTGCTGATCATCTGCACCCCGCCCTCGGCGCACAAGGACGCGGCCATCCAGGGTCTGCGGGCGGGTGCCTGGGTCTGGTGCGAGAAGCCACCGGTGCTCACCCTGGCCGAGTACGACGCGGTCGCCGCCGAGGAGGTGGAGGGCGGTCCCTACGCCTCCTACGTCTACCAGCACCGCTTCGGATCGGGCGCGAAGACGCTGAAGAAGCAGGTCGCCGAAGCCACCCTGGGCCGCCCGCTCGTCGCGCTGTGCAACACCCTCTGGTATCGCCCGCACGCTTACTATGACGTGCCGTGGCGCGGGAGGTGGGCCACCGAGGGCGGCGGACCGGCGATGGGTCACGGGATCCACCAGATCGACCTGCTCCTGGAGGTGCTGGGGGAGTGGGCAGAGATCACCGCTGTTGCCGAGAAGCTGGACCGCGATGTGGAGACCGAGGACTTCTCCTCCGCCATCGTGCGCTTCGCCAGCGGGGCCATCGCCACGGTGGTGACCAGTGTGCTCTCCCCCCGCGAGGTCTCCTACCTGCGCTTCGATTTTCAGGACGCCACTGTGGAGGTGGAGCACCTCTACGGCTATGACAACAGCTCCTGGACCTGGACCCCGGCACCGCACGCAGCCGAGGATCTGGCCACGGTGGACTCCTGGTCCCCGCAGGAGAACGTGCCTTCATCGCACCGGCAGCAGCTGTCCGAGCTCCTCGACGCGATGGAGGCCAAGGAGCGCCCGCGCGCCTCCGGGGAAGAAGGACGCCGCACCCTGGAGTTCATCGCGGCGCTGTATCAGTCCGCCGAGACCGGGCAGCCGGTGAGACGCTCCGAGATGCGTCAGGACGGCACCTACTACACCGGGATGCACGATGAGTCCTATATCTACGGAAAGCAGAGCTGA
- a CDS encoding LacI family DNA-binding transcriptional regulator, translating into MARLAGVSHQTVSRYLRDHNQLKPANRARVRDAVEQLNYRPNTIARSMRTRRSGVLAVVLPAQPTALPTPTLAGAADAAHAAGYAVETAVVDGNSEDRAVRVMELLNSGRVEGVLSLAALPAGIPAMRPSSAAALMVIEEFDDDLRNIGPLTDASVMAEIVETLARWGHTNFLHIQGPQDWSSARARKHVFNETIQRLGLTAETSKEAGWDPEVGYRTIHGLSGSSAVTAVIAANDFVAVGAIRALHERGWQVPKEISVVGWDDLRIAQYGTPSLSTVSVDHRGQGSYAMNRLVALLEKHDGVSGAPMANRLVLRETTGPAPLQEA; encoded by the coding sequence GTGGCGAGGCTGGCCGGTGTTTCGCACCAAACGGTGTCGCGCTATTTGCGCGATCACAATCAACTGAAACCTGCGAATAGGGCCCGAGTGAGGGACGCTGTTGAGCAGCTAAATTATCGGCCAAACACGATCGCTCGGTCGATGCGCACTAGGCGCTCAGGGGTTCTCGCTGTGGTTCTTCCGGCCCAACCCACTGCACTACCCACCCCTACGCTGGCGGGTGCTGCCGATGCTGCACACGCCGCCGGATACGCGGTTGAGACGGCTGTAGTCGATGGCAATTCCGAAGATCGGGCGGTGCGAGTGATGGAGCTCCTGAATTCAGGGCGTGTCGAAGGCGTCCTGAGTCTCGCAGCACTTCCAGCGGGAATTCCTGCGATGAGACCGTCCAGCGCTGCAGCGCTCATGGTCATCGAGGAGTTCGACGACGATCTGCGAAATATCGGACCGCTTACGGATGCATCTGTCATGGCGGAGATAGTAGAGACTTTGGCGCGATGGGGGCACACTAACTTTCTGCATATCCAAGGCCCTCAAGACTGGTCGTCAGCTCGAGCTCGCAAACATGTCTTCAACGAGACAATCCAAAGGTTAGGTCTCACCGCAGAAACGTCCAAAGAGGCGGGATGGGACCCCGAGGTTGGCTATCGAACCATTCATGGACTCAGCGGCTCTAGTGCTGTGACCGCCGTCATTGCGGCTAATGATTTCGTCGCTGTCGGCGCAATTCGCGCCCTCCACGAACGCGGCTGGCAAGTGCCCAAGGAGATAAGTGTTGTCGGGTGGGATGACCTTAGAATCGCGCAATACGGAACCCCGTCTCTGTCCACCGTGTCAGTAGATCACCGAGGTCAAGGGAGCTACGCGATGAACAGGCTGGTCGCATTGCTAGAAAAGCATGATGGAGTATCCGGTGCGCCCATGGCGAATCGGCTTGTTCTACGAGAGACCACAGGCCCTGCCCCTTTGCAGGAGGCTTGA
- a CDS encoding ABC transporter substrate-binding protein encodes MRITKSQGTALGLLAVLALSGCGASGEEGDSDTGDVTLRFAWWGSDHRVQQTQKIIEIFESENPGITIEGEYRDSGAHWDTIATQTAGGEAPDIIQMDDKYLREYADRGALLDLAEVDVSEFDPAVAENGRTEDGMMGVTTGTNSQVLMANPRLFEEAQVELPDDTTWTWEDLREITIEISDSVDDAWGMANPNEPASFQVWLRQQGKNLSTEDGELGFETGDAQEYLQMYLDLMKAGSLPPAEVLSEVQAAPSDRSLTGTARAALGPWWTNQLPGLWDASGDDLVPLRWPSETGDVEDNGMWFKSSMFLSAAESTEHPREAQEFIDFFVNSEEAGLLNMVDRGLPANLEVREAVFEELEGADLLSSEIMVDMESEITEAEPLPPVGFSAMQEIIMRYELEVFFERLSPEEAAEQMVAEMSAELL; translated from the coding sequence ATGAGAATCACGAAGAGCCAGGGCACTGCATTGGGATTACTTGCGGTGCTTGCACTGTCCGGGTGCGGGGCGAGTGGCGAGGAGGGCGACTCCGACACCGGCGATGTAACCCTTCGATTCGCGTGGTGGGGGTCGGATCACCGGGTCCAGCAGACTCAAAAGATCATCGAGATCTTCGAGTCCGAGAACCCTGGCATCACTATCGAAGGGGAGTACCGCGACTCCGGTGCCCACTGGGACACCATTGCGACTCAGACCGCAGGGGGTGAGGCGCCCGACATAATTCAGATGGACGACAAGTATCTTCGGGAGTACGCAGACCGCGGAGCTCTTCTCGATCTTGCGGAGGTGGATGTTTCAGAGTTCGACCCGGCGGTCGCTGAGAACGGACGGACCGAGGACGGGATGATGGGTGTCACCACAGGCACGAATTCCCAGGTCCTGATGGCCAACCCCCGTCTGTTCGAGGAAGCCCAAGTAGAGTTGCCAGACGACACGACCTGGACCTGGGAGGATCTGCGCGAAATCACCATAGAGATTAGTGATTCAGTAGATGATGCCTGGGGCATGGCAAACCCCAACGAGCCTGCGAGCTTCCAGGTCTGGCTCCGTCAACAGGGCAAGAACCTCAGTACCGAAGACGGCGAGCTGGGGTTTGAGACAGGTGATGCTCAGGAGTACCTGCAGATGTATCTCGATCTCATGAAGGCCGGCTCCCTGCCCCCGGCTGAGGTCCTCTCTGAGGTCCAGGCAGCTCCCTCGGATCGGTCCCTTACCGGCACGGCCCGTGCCGCTTTGGGGCCATGGTGGACCAACCAGCTTCCAGGTCTTTGGGATGCTTCTGGTGATGACCTCGTTCCTCTGCGTTGGCCCAGCGAGACAGGCGACGTTGAGGACAACGGGATGTGGTTTAAGTCTTCAATGTTCCTCTCAGCTGCTGAGAGCACCGAACACCCACGGGAAGCTCAGGAGTTTATCGACTTCTTCGTGAACTCCGAGGAGGCGGGCCTACTGAACATGGTGGACCGAGGCCTCCCAGCGAATCTCGAAGTACGAGAAGCGGTCTTTGAGGAGCTGGAAGGCGCAGATCTCCTGTCATCGGAAATCATGGTGGACATGGAAAGTGAAATCACTGAGGCCGAACCCCTGCCTCCTGTCGGGTTCAGTGCAATGCAAGAGATCATCATGCGGTACGAGCTCGAGGTCTTCTTTGAAAGGCTTTCGCCCGAGGAAGCGGCCGAACAGATGGTCGCTGAGATGAGCGCTGAACTGCTTTAA
- a CDS encoding GntR family transcriptional regulator: MPTTASMPTPLPSRTEYALAYIKGAILGGRLSQGQALVETEIASELGISKTPVREALKTLERSGLVIVRPYLGTRVRELNRDDAIAIYETRLLLEPEAVRSSVGRGVDVARAREALAEAEAAADAPARSLANRAFHASLWANCGNHVMVDILEGLRDQTALVTVATWNRDPRWRDEAGQHLEILDAAQRGDAETASRITYIHIKNFLDRLPEGKQAV, from the coding sequence ATGCCAACCACTGCGTCGATGCCGACTCCACTACCTTCTCGGACTGAGTATGCGCTTGCCTATATCAAGGGGGCAATCCTCGGTGGACGACTCTCCCAGGGGCAGGCGCTGGTTGAAACGGAAATCGCTTCAGAACTAGGTATTTCTAAGACCCCAGTGCGAGAAGCGCTCAAGACTCTGGAGAGAAGTGGGCTGGTCATTGTTCGGCCCTACCTAGGCACGCGGGTTCGCGAACTCAATCGAGACGACGCGATCGCGATCTACGAAACTCGTCTTCTGCTTGAGCCTGAAGCGGTGCGAAGCAGCGTGGGTCGTGGTGTGGATGTCGCTCGTGCGCGTGAGGCTCTTGCTGAAGCGGAGGCAGCGGCGGATGCTCCGGCGCGCAGCCTCGCGAACAGAGCCTTCCACGCGAGCCTCTGGGCTAACTGCGGAAACCACGTGATGGTCGACATTCTTGAAGGTCTCAGGGACCAAACGGCTCTTGTCACAGTCGCGACGTGGAACCGCGACCCGCGCTGGCGCGATGAGGCGGGACAGCATCTGGAGATCCTCGATGCAGCGCAGCGAGGAGACGCAGAGACTGCTTCACGAATTACCTACATACATATCAAGAATTTCTTGGACCGCCTTCCTGAGGGAAAGCAAGCCGTCTAG
- a CDS encoding MFS transporter: protein MTHDTRTRPARSDGARVRRSRMRFSIVAFSSLGLTIAYLDRAALSVALPFMTEEFHVSPAVQGLLLSSFFWTYALFQIPSGWLLDKFGPRLIYPIAVGWWSIWTALMAAATGVTSVIVFRLGLGIGEAPVQPANIKVVSRWFPRRERAFASSLFDMGQQIGQALSIPVVTAIAVFAGWRWAFVLIGLVGFLWVIGWLAIYREPEEHKRVNAEELTYIRSDQAEMVQQPGSAPRWRDLLTNNQTWALTLGYTFRSLAGAFFLTWYPSYLLNERGFSEAEFGMVGALPALVAVGSTVLGGIVSDRLLAANFSPNLARKIPILSGLVLSACIGFSPFVDSNAVVMTILVVSSAAHSFAGAAILSLPAEVAKSPEQVGSLGGFQNFGSQLGNLTSPIAIGLFLTFSNGSYTGPMIFAALSCLISAAIYGLWVNIKPVQVYQASENVQNGAS, encoded by the coding sequence ATGACTCATGATACAAGGACGCGCCCGGCGCGCTCCGATGGCGCACGAGTGCGCCGAAGCCGCATGCGATTTTCTATCGTCGCATTCTCCTCCCTGGGGTTGACGATCGCGTACCTGGATCGTGCGGCGCTCAGCGTCGCTTTGCCCTTCATGACCGAAGAATTTCATGTCAGCCCGGCAGTCCAGGGCCTCCTGTTGTCATCCTTCTTCTGGACGTATGCGCTCTTTCAGATTCCCTCGGGCTGGTTGCTTGATAAGTTCGGTCCCCGCCTGATCTACCCGATCGCCGTGGGCTGGTGGTCGATCTGGACGGCGCTCATGGCCGCGGCCACCGGTGTGACCAGCGTGATCGTATTCAGGCTCGGACTGGGCATCGGCGAAGCGCCGGTCCAGCCAGCGAACATCAAGGTGGTTTCTCGCTGGTTCCCTCGCAGAGAGCGGGCTTTCGCCTCCAGTCTCTTTGATATGGGCCAACAGATCGGACAAGCACTGTCGATCCCCGTAGTCACCGCGATCGCTGTTTTCGCGGGCTGGCGCTGGGCCTTCGTCCTCATCGGGCTCGTCGGGTTCCTTTGGGTGATCGGGTGGCTGGCGATCTACCGTGAACCCGAGGAGCATAAGCGCGTCAACGCCGAAGAACTGACCTATATCCGATCTGATCAAGCTGAGATGGTCCAACAGCCGGGATCTGCGCCGCGCTGGCGGGATTTGTTGACCAACAACCAGACATGGGCCCTCACCTTGGGATACACGTTCCGGTCCCTCGCCGGCGCTTTCTTCCTCACGTGGTACCCGAGCTATCTGCTCAATGAGCGCGGGTTCAGCGAAGCCGAATTTGGGATGGTCGGGGCGCTGCCGGCACTCGTTGCCGTCGGATCCACCGTCCTAGGCGGCATCGTTTCCGACAGACTGTTGGCCGCGAACTTCTCCCCGAACCTCGCCCGCAAGATCCCGATCCTCTCGGGGCTGGTACTTAGCGCTTGCATTGGGTTCAGCCCATTCGTCGACAGCAACGCCGTCGTGATGACGATCCTGGTCGTCTCCAGTGCGGCCCACTCATTCGCGGGCGCAGCCATTCTGAGTCTTCCTGCTGAAGTCGCCAAGTCACCGGAGCAGGTTGGCTCCCTGGGCGGATTCCAAAACTTCGGATCACAGCTGGGCAACCTCACCAGCCCCATCGCCATCGGCCTCTTCCTGACCTTCTCGAATGGCTCCTACACCGGACCGATGATCTTCGCAGCACTCAGCTGCCTCATCAGTGCAGCCATATACGGGTTATGGGTCAACATCAAACCCGTCCAGGTCTACCAAGCCTCGGAGAACGTCCAGAACGGAGCATCATGA
- a CDS encoding dihydrodipicolinate synthase family protein: MTSIQNTAQALRTVVGIPVAPYRPDGELDEHQIRVLADRLVTSGVRALTANGNTGEFYALAPRERRAAVTGVIEGVDSRATVIAGVGLDLATAVDEAQFAVEEGADAIMVHQPVLPYMSPQGWVDYVATIAQAVPDHAVVPYVSSPVITGAAISELAQRCVNVVGLKYSVPDPVGFARTVQESPTELLWIAGLAESYAPSAWQSGAQAFTSGLVNVDPQISLDLLSALQRQDREGTLRLWRQIREFEDLRGRNRDADNVSVVKEAMHQRGLCDRSVRPPSAPLNPEGQQAVLRILAVWEESRA, translated from the coding sequence ATGACCTCGATACAGAACACCGCCCAAGCACTGCGCACAGTCGTAGGAATCCCGGTGGCCCCCTACCGGCCCGACGGCGAACTCGACGAACACCAGATTCGAGTGCTGGCAGACCGACTGGTGACCTCTGGGGTGCGCGCTCTGACGGCCAACGGAAACACCGGCGAGTTCTACGCTCTCGCGCCCCGAGAGAGACGTGCCGCGGTCACCGGAGTGATCGAAGGCGTCGACTCCCGAGCCACAGTGATCGCCGGTGTCGGGCTCGACCTGGCTACCGCAGTAGACGAGGCTCAGTTCGCTGTCGAGGAGGGCGCAGACGCGATCATGGTTCACCAACCAGTGCTGCCGTATATGTCCCCACAAGGGTGGGTCGACTATGTCGCAACCATTGCTCAGGCGGTCCCCGACCATGCGGTCGTACCCTACGTCAGCTCACCAGTGATCACCGGCGCAGCTATCAGCGAGCTCGCACAGCGATGCGTCAACGTAGTCGGCCTCAAGTACTCAGTGCCTGATCCAGTCGGGTTCGCCCGCACAGTCCAAGAGAGCCCGACGGAACTGCTGTGGATCGCGGGACTGGCAGAATCCTACGCGCCGTCAGCATGGCAATCCGGAGCCCAGGCCTTCACCTCCGGGCTCGTCAACGTCGATCCCCAGATTTCTCTGGACCTGCTCTCCGCGCTGCAGCGCCAGGACAGAGAAGGAACCCTCCGCCTCTGGCGTCAGATCCGCGAGTTCGAAGACCTGCGTGGACGCAACCGCGATGCCGACAATGTCTCAGTCGTCAAAGAAGCGATGCACCAGCGAGGGCTATGCGATCGTTCGGTACGACCACCTAGCGCCCCGCTGAATCCCGAAGGACAACAGGCCGTCCTGCGCATCCTCGCCGTGTGGGAGGAATCAAGAGCATGA
- a CDS encoding mandelate racemase/muconate lactonizing enzyme family protein has product MKIERLDTYLQRVGDRPRVLLKITSDTGVTGWAEFYNHGPDLAYPVIIEYLASQITGADPTRVAYINQRLHQSARFPQGALGLAVIAAIDHALWDLSAKAAGVPVYQLLGGRVRDRVRVYTGLYAAPDVVQLRDQTAHLHEETGVDAFKLSPYRRDLHKSRFGLVTEELSHWFGAIRESHPEEWEFAFDAHACLWEPRKAVQMGHALAPYDPLFLEEPIRPEHVPSWGRIRSEMPVPLATGESLYSPHEFRALLDAGGADIIQPDICVVGGLTQMLKIATLAEVHNVPVAPHNPMGPLATAANLHFAAATWNFSILEYKPETTTWCPDPYLPVDGHLQLRPDRPGWGVDIDEDALTQDDWTHWERKVPTTKDGATAWM; this is encoded by the coding sequence ATGAAAATTGAACGCCTCGATACTTACCTCCAAAGAGTGGGCGATCGCCCACGAGTCTTGTTGAAAATAACCTCCGACACCGGAGTCACTGGGTGGGCCGAGTTCTACAACCACGGGCCAGACCTGGCATACCCCGTCATCATCGAATACTTGGCAAGCCAGATCACCGGTGCCGACCCGACCCGGGTGGCCTACATCAACCAGCGTCTGCACCAGTCAGCGCGGTTCCCCCAAGGCGCTCTGGGACTCGCCGTTATCGCAGCAATCGATCACGCACTCTGGGACCTTTCAGCAAAGGCTGCAGGAGTGCCCGTTTATCAACTTCTTGGCGGTCGAGTCAGAGACCGGGTGCGCGTGTATACCGGCTTGTACGCCGCCCCCGACGTCGTCCAACTGCGTGACCAGACCGCCCATCTCCATGAGGAAACCGGTGTCGACGCTTTCAAGCTGAGCCCCTACCGTCGTGACCTGCACAAGTCCCGATTCGGGCTCGTGACAGAGGAGCTCTCTCATTGGTTCGGTGCCATCAGAGAAAGCCACCCGGAAGAGTGGGAATTTGCCTTTGATGCTCACGCCTGCCTGTGGGAGCCACGTAAGGCGGTCCAAATGGGGCATGCCCTGGCCCCTTACGATCCCCTGTTCCTCGAAGAGCCGATCCGGCCAGAACACGTCCCTTCATGGGGGCGGATCCGCTCAGAGATGCCCGTACCTCTGGCGACCGGCGAATCCCTCTACTCACCACACGAGTTCCGCGCCCTCCTCGACGCTGGAGGGGCGGACATCATTCAACCCGACATCTGCGTCGTGGGTGGCCTCACCCAGATGCTCAAGATTGCCACACTGGCAGAAGTCCACAACGTCCCGGTAGCACCACACAACCCGATGGGGCCGCTAGCGACGGCCGCGAACCTCCATTTTGCTGCCGCGACCTGGAACTTTTCCATCCTCGAATACAAACCAGAAACGACCACATGGTGTCCCGACCCCTACCTCCCGGTCGACGGGCACCTCCAGCTACGTCCAGACCGTCCAGGCTGGGGCGTAGATATTGATGAAGATGCACTTACTCAAGACGACTGGACCCATTGGGAACGCAAAGTCCCCACGACAAAGGACGGAGCGACTGCATGGATGTGA